The genomic window ATGCTCGTCTTCGTATTTTTTAAAGAAAATTTTTGCGGATAGTAAATAACATATACGAACGGATATTCGATGTCAAAGATAATTCTTGAAAAATCAAAAAACGCATTTGACAAGGCGCAGAGTTTTATACCGGGGGGAGTAAACAGCCCGGTCAGGGCCTTTGGCGCCGTTGGCGGCACTCCGATTTTTATAAAGTCGGGGGCCGGTTGTCGGCTGACCGACGTTGACGGCAATACGTATGTGGATTATGTTGGGTCGTGGGGGCCGCTTATTCTCGGGCATGCAGAGCCAAGGATTGTAAAAAAGATTCATGATGCAGTCGCAAACGGGACGAGCTATGGCGCGCCGACTGAGACGGAGATACAACTGGCGCAACTGATTCAAGAGGCCATGCCTTCAATAGAGCGGGTAAGGATGGTCAATTCCGGCACGGAAGCCACGATGAGCGCCATCCGGCTGGCCAGGGGATTTACCAGGCGGGATGCAGTGATTAAGTTTGAGGGTTGTTATCATGGGCATGTGGATAGCCTGCTGATCCAGGCAGGGTCAGGCGCCACAACGCTGGGAACGCCGACCAGCCCTGGCATTCCTCAAGATTTTGTTAAGCATACCATCTCTCTCCCTTACAACGATATAGATGCGGTAAATGAGGTTTGTGCACGGCGCGGGAAGGAGATTGCGTGTATTATTGTGGAGGCGGTTGCCGGTAATATGGGGGTGGTGCTGCCTAAAAAAGGTTATCTGGAAGGGTTGAGAGAAATAACCAAAAAGCACGGCATCGTGCTGATATTTGACGAGGTGATGACCGGCTTCAGGGTTGCGCATGGCGGCGTGCAGTCGATTTATAATATTACCCCTGATTTAACTACGCTGGGGAAGATTATTGGCGGGGGGCTTCCGGTTGGGGCGTATGGTGGGAAGAAAGAGATCATGGATAGCATTTCTCCGGTTGGTCCGGTGTATCAGGCGGGTACGTTGTCTGGCAACCCCGTGGCTATGACTGCTGGCATCGCTACATTGGAAATACTCAGGGACAGCGCC from Candidatus Brocadia sp. includes these protein-coding regions:
- the hemL gene encoding glutamate-1-semialdehyde 2,1-aminomutase, encoding MSKIILEKSKNAFDKAQSFIPGGVNSPVRAFGAVGGTPIFIKSGAGCRLTDVDGNTYVDYVGSWGPLILGHAEPRIVKKIHDAVANGTSYGAPTETEIQLAQLIQEAMPSIERVRMVNSGTEATMSAIRLARGFTRRDAVIKFEGCYHGHVDSLLIQAGSGATTLGTPTSPGIPQDFVKHTISLPYNDIDAVNEVCARRGKEIACIIVEAVAGNMGVVLPKKGYLEGLREITKKHGIVLIFDEVMTGFRVAHGGVQSIYNITPDLTTLGKIIGGGLPVGAYGGKKEIMDSISPVGPVYQAGTLSGNPVAMTAGIATLEILRDSAIYKTLEEKSKRLAAGMEQACRDARVPAYHTRIGSMLCTFFTDRPVTDYATAMKSDTKRYAKFFHGMLERGFYFAPSQFEAVFVSTVHGEKEIDATVDAFRDVIKDF